A single Parabacteroides timonensis DNA region contains:
- a CDS encoding T9SS type A sorting domain-containing protein, which yields MKQTKFNLTAATLCLLPVFFIQSVSGGTGAGAPLEVVQILSTGSENEGEITTPTNFDSQEVEALKAIAKANPGSTILQDFIAQEGWKENRENTTDDRVGVSWDTQSPAHIESLFIVGGYGAPTELNLSAFKYLKNLDINYNKSLSELDLSQQTALESLNITGTCLVFSKVKLANGVQLNYYNNHSTLKGIGTPIDDYTSLVASGTEIDLSSEASINGKATTYNWYKEIVDENNEKTSKSVTMQQTSTGKFMLEGQPDEIYCCSMTNPTFNNWTVTTIRIKISRENVQYSEQDINGLKKLAEDNPKFTKLQEFVDTKGWQLENWGSYQDEIKTDWKVENNVARLTHLYIQPDYGRDQNYIDQLDISAFDELLHLECERNNRISSLDLSKNKKLEVLRIYTEKLESLDVSPCPDLKELTFRDERSREFGYSRNLLASLNIAGCTKLTKLQLVGSPLTNLDISNQPLLETLFIENCKELQIKGDISSLEHLQELGLNYTTQFEQYTTNLPKSVIRLRYMGTNYPLPGDEVLARLEELDLPLNTKSFDLTKTPKLEGLILWNSEMKFSTLTPADKASNLFRFSSESYYILPGCSRDNRPVLKKGDKIDLSSEAVINGKNTTYMWVNRKYNIEDTETFTEDPEHPGVFVVRQDAEAGDYTCIMGNPWFTWNSTVNSFGGWRVVFDVSIEGEPVKENFSESDAATLKKIVDASSSDLLKSWWNEGAWKTNDYYQQQIFANWNDENPRRLVELVFMNLGKGLTTVDVSNLDALIFLNCSNNALSKITLPKNATNLMSLFLSDNPLETLILSSYVNLENLGIQGTGIKNIDLSNNRKLKTLYCNRTDLAPIEDLSAWPVLQELGVPAQQKTIDLQQVPSLNQLSVNGSQLKFSDIQNPRQLENVESTVSIVVGDIKNQAMTYGSTMDCSAEMNIGGTASQISWHLTSPAGAESTLEGGTDGAYKITEVLAPGSKLTASLTNSLFPGWKLIMETTIYSCAGDANLDKTVNVQDITASISEILKDTENKVTPFGDLEADVNGDGVLNVSDVVGIVGIIQNKPVVTKNTLRSEYEPVIRLSKDEKGFLYMEAPVAIAGIQLTFTGVKGTIPLLGEAARFVQASVEGDTLRMLAYSTDGTTLPSGKSVLMQLPEGARLVDAVFSDVNARSLKSEGEDIATSSEIIRPEATVTSIRNYPNPFRSTTTFLYTLEEDAQEATIQIFSANGALAKTLSGLPAVAGQNSYPCTLSLPAGVYYYRLSTKNAGVVKISKSNLFIIK from the coding sequence ATGAAACAGACAAAATTTAATCTAACAGCGGCAACTCTTTGCCTACTGCCTGTATTCTTTATACAGTCGGTATCGGGAGGAACTGGGGCGGGAGCACCATTAGAGGTTGTACAAATATTGTCGACCGGCTCCGAAAACGAAGGTGAGATTACCACACCCACCAATTTTGACTCGCAGGAAGTCGAAGCTTTAAAGGCTATTGCTAAGGCTAATCCGGGTAGTACGATATTACAGGATTTTATTGCCCAAGAAGGGTGGAAAGAGAATCGGGAAAATACAACAGATGATAGAGTGGGAGTTAGTTGGGATACGCAATCTCCAGCGCATATAGAATCACTTTTTATTGTAGGGGGATATGGTGCACCGACAGAGCTGAATTTATCGGCTTTTAAGTATCTGAAAAACCTTGATATCAATTATAATAAGTCATTATCAGAATTGGATCTATCTCAACAAACAGCATTAGAAAGTCTTAATATCACAGGAACCTGTTTGGTTTTTTCTAAAGTAAAGTTAGCGAATGGTGTTCAATTGAATTATTATAATAATCATTCTACTCTAAAAGGAATAGGTACTCCTATAGATGATTATACTTCTTTAGTTGCTAGTGGAACAGAAATAGACCTTTCATCTGAGGCATCTATAAACGGGAAAGCAACTACTTATAATTGGTATAAAGAAATTGTAGATGAAAATAACGAAAAAACGTCAAAGTCTGTAACCATGCAGCAAACTTCAACTGGTAAGTTTATGCTAGAAGGGCAACCAGACGAAATTTATTGCTGTAGTATGACAAATCCTACTTTTAATAATTGGACAGTGACTACAATTCGTATTAAGATATCCAGAGAAAATGTACAATATTCGGAACAAGATATTAATGGCCTGAAAAAATTAGCAGAAGATAATCCCAAATTTACCAAATTGCAGGAATTTGTAGATACGAAAGGTTGGCAATTGGAAAACTGGGGAAGTTATCAGGATGAAATAAAAACAGATTGGAAGGTTGAGAATAATGTTGCGCGTCTTACTCATTTATATATTCAACCAGATTATGGACGGGATCAAAATTATATCGACCAATTAGATATTAGTGCTTTTGATGAGTTATTGCATTTGGAATGTGAAAGAAATAATCGAATTTCGTCTTTAGATTTATCTAAAAATAAGAAATTAGAGGTATTGCGTATTTATACTGAAAAGCTAGAATCATTGGATGTTTCTCCTTGTCCGGATTTGAAGGAACTAACTTTTAGAGATGAAAGATCTAGGGAATTTGGCTATTCACGGAATTTGTTAGCATCACTAAATATTGCCGGTTGTACGAAACTGACAAAATTACAGCTTGTTGGTTCTCCGCTAACAAATCTCGATATATCTAATCAGCCTTTACTTGAAACGCTTTTTATCGAAAACTGTAAAGAACTACAAATTAAAGGTGATATAAGCAGTTTGGAGCATTTGCAGGAATTGGGGTTAAATTATACGACACAGTTCGAGCAATATACAACGAATTTACCGAAATCGGTAATCCGTTTGCGTTATATGGGAACAAATTATCCATTACCTGGAGACGAAGTTCTAGCGCGCTTAGAAGAGTTGGATTTGCCGCTGAATACGAAATCTTTCGATTTGACTAAAACACCGAAGTTGGAGGGGCTTATCTTATGGAATTCGGAAATGAAATTTTCAACATTAACACCTGCTGATAAAGCGTCTAATCTTTTCCGGTTTAGTAGTGAAAGTTATTATATACTACCTGGTTGTTCCAGGGACAATCGGCCTGTATTAAAAAAAGGAGATAAAATCGATCTGTCATCCGAAGCTGTGATCAATGGTAAGAATACTACTTATATGTGGGTTAATCGTAAATATAATATAGAAGATACCGAGACATTTACGGAAGATCCTGAGCATCCGGGTGTTTTTGTGGTTCGTCAAGATGCAGAAGCTGGTGATTATACTTGTATAATGGGTAATCCTTGGTTTACATGGAATTCGACGGTTAATTCCTTTGGCGGTTGGCGAGTTGTATTTGACGTTTCAATAGAAGGCGAACCCGTAAAAGAAAACTTCTCTGAATCGGATGCAGCAACTTTAAAGAAAATCGTTGATGCTTCTTCAAGTGATCTTTTGAAATCGTGGTGGAATGAAGGTGCCTGGAAGACGAATGATTATTATCAACAACAGATCTTTGCAAACTGGAACGATGAGAATCCGCGTCGTTTGGTTGAATTGGTATTCATGAATTTAGGTAAAGGTTTGACAACTGTTGATGTTTCTAATTTAGATGCATTGATATTCTTGAATTGCTCAAATAATGCTCTTTCCAAAATAACATTACCTAAAAACGCTACGAATTTAATGTCTTTATTTCTTTCTGATAATCCGTTGGAAACACTAATACTATCATCTTATGTGAATTTAGAGAATTTAGGTATTCAGGGTACCGGAATAAAGAACATTGACCTTTCCAACAACCGTAAATTAAAAACTTTATATTGCAACAGAACCGATCTGGCACCAATAGAAGATTTATCTGCTTGGCCTGTTCTGCAAGAATTAGGAGTGCCCGCACAGCAAAAGACGATAGATTTGCAGCAGGTGCCAAGTTTGAACCAATTATCTGTAAATGGTTCTCAACTAAAATTCTCGGATATACAAAACCCGCGCCAGTTGGAAAATGTGGAATCGACGGTATCTATCGTTGTAGGTGATATTAAAAATCAAGCAATGACTTACGGATCGACAATGGATTGTAGTGCCGAAATGAATATCGGAGGAACTGCTTCGCAAATAAGCTGGCATCTCACTTCTCCTGCAGGTGCTGAAAGTACATTGGAAGGAGGAACAGACGGAGCATACAAAATTACTGAAGTGTTAGCTCCGGGAAGCAAACTCACAGCTTCATTAACTAACTCTTTGTTCCCCGGTTGGAAGTTGATCATGGAAACCACCATATACTCCTGTGCCGGAGACGCCAATCTGGATAAAACAGTGAATGTGCAGGATATTACCGCTTCCATCAGTGAAATATTGAAGGATACAGAAAATAAAGTAACTCCATTCGGAGATCTTGAAGCCGATGTAAATGGTGATGGCGTATTGAATGTTTCCGATGTAGTCGGTATTGTTGGGATTATTCAGAACAAACCGGTAGTTACAAAAAACACTCTTCGCTCCGAATATGAACCGGTAATCCGGTTAAGCAAAGATGAAAAAGGATTCCTTTATATGGAAGCTCCGGTGGCTATTGCCGGTATTCAGTTGACCTTTACCGGTGTGAAAGGGACAATCCCATTATTAGGAGAAGCCGCCCGTTTTGTTCAGGCATCGGTTGAAGGAGATACCTTGCGGATGTTGGCGTATAGTACCGATGGAACAACACTTCCTTCCGGGAAATCCGTTCTGATGCAGTTGCCGGAAGGTGCCCGTTTGGTAGACGCTGTCTTTTCAGATGTAAATGCCCGTTCATTAAAATCTGAAGGGGAAGATATTGCAACCTCTTCTGAAATCATCAGGCCGGAGGCTACGGTAACATCGATCCGTAATTATCCGAATCCGTTCCGGAGTACGACCACCTTCCTGTATACATTAGAGGAAGATGCACAAGAAGCAACGATTCAGATATTCTCTGCAAATGGAGCGTTGGCAAAGACACTCAGCGGACTGCCTGCCGTTGCCGGGCAAAATTCTTATCCTTGTACGCTCTCGTTGCCGGCAGGTGTTTATTACTACCGTTTGTCGACAAAGAATGCAGGAGTTGTGAAAATCAGTAAGTCGAACCTGTTTATAATAAAGTAA